From Daucus carota subsp. sativus chromosome 6, DH1 v3.0, whole genome shotgun sequence, the proteins below share one genomic window:
- the LOC108226526 gene encoding endo-1,4-beta-xylanase 5 — MKKYSSSSCTLLLLFTWISLASPYDGPLYDFSAYTECKLQPEQPLYGGGVIGDEAFYTPRTTGDNKSILFSPAFVLHNITQGTIYSFSVWVKIDAAESASIKATLMIENTTDSCIGSVSAKRGCWSFLKGGFISRSPHNTALINFQSSDARDIDIQVRSASLQPFTEEQWRFNQQYKINTERKRAVTIHVSDKEGIRLQEATIHVEQISRDYPFGSAIAKSIIGNTPYQKWFVERFNAAVFENELKWYATEAKQGQLNYTLADKMLEFIRANQITVRGHNIFWEDPKYIPNWLLNLTASGLQSAVNSRIQSLMSKYRNDFIHWDVNNENLHYDFYEKKLGPNATLDFFKTVHTSDPLATLFLNDYNVVETCNDVNSTVDKFILKIDELKRGGAIMDGIGLESHFTVPNLPLMRAILDKFATLGLPIWLTEVDISNKFDHQTQALYLEQVLREGFSHPSVNGIMLWTALSPKGCYQMCLTDDNFNNLPAGDVVDKLLKEWQTGTLESRTNEQGSYSFYGFLGEYKVTAQYGNSSSTSTFSLCRGDETKHYNIQL; from the exons aTGAAAAAATATTCTTCATCCTCTTGCACATTGCTTCTCCTCTTCACATGGATTTCCTTGGCTTCTCCCTACG ATGGGCCACTCTATGATTTCTCTGCTTACACTGAG TGCAAATTGCAACCGGAGCAGCCGCTTTACGGCGGTGGTGTTATCGGAGATGAGGCTTTCTATACTCCAAGGACCACCGGAGATAATAAAAGCATTTTATTTTCACCTGCATTTGTCCTGCATAATATCACTCAAGGCACCATTTACTCTTTTTCCG TTTGGGTGAAGATTGATGCTGCAGAATCAGCGTCGATAAAGGCAACATTAATGATAGAAAATACAACAGATAGCTGTATAGGATCTGTGTCCGCAAAGCGTGGCTGTTGGTCATTTCTCAAAGGTGGCTTCATTTCAAGGTCACCACATAATACTGCTCTTATAAACTTTCAG AGTTCAGATGCCCGAGACATTGATATACAAGTCAGAAGTGCTTCTTTGCAACCATTCACAGAGGAGCAATGGAGATTTAATCAGCAGTACAAAATCAACACT GAAAGGAAGCGCGCTGTGACTATTCATGTGTCGGATAAGGAAGGAATTAGGCTGCAAGAAGCAACAATTCACGTGGAACAAATTTCAAGAGACTATCCATTTGGATCAGCTATTGCAAAGAGCATTATTGGAAACACGCCTTATCAA AAATGGTTTGTGGAGCGATTCAATGCAGCAGTGTTTGAAAATGAACTCAAATGGTATGCTACAGAGGCAAAACAAGGACAACTCAACTACACCTTGGCAGATAAAATGCTGGAGTTCATTAGAGCTAACCAAATCACTGTTAGAGGTCACAATATATTCTGGGAGGACCCGAAGTATATTCCAAACTGGCTCCTTAATCTAACAGCTTCAGGTCTCCAATCAGCTGTTAACTCAAGAATACAGAGTTTAATGAGTAAATACAGGAATGACTTCATACACTGGGATGTCAATAATGAGAATCTTCATTATGATTTCTACGAGAAAAAGCTAGGGCCTAATGCCACTTTGGACTTCTTCAAAACAGTGCATACTTCTGATCCACTAGCAACATTGTTTTTGAATGATTATAATGTAGTTGAAACTTGTAATGATGTTAATTCCACAGTagacaaatttatattaaagataGATGAACTAAAGCGTGGTGGTGCAATAATGGATGGGATTGGCTTAGAGAGTCATTTTACAGTACCTAATCTTCCACTCATGCGAGCTATTTTGGATAAGTTTGCAACCTTAGGCCTTCCCATTTGGCTCACAGAAGTTGATATCAGCAATAAATTTGACCACCAGACTCAA GCCTTATATCTGGAGCAGGTACTACGAGAAGGCTTCTCACATCCTTCTGTCAATGGAATAATGCTGTGGACAGCCTTGAGTCCGAAAGGGTGTTATCAGATGTGCCTTACTGATGACAACTTTAATAATCTTCCGGCTGGCGATGTTGTAGACAAGCTGTTAAAGGAATGGCAAACCGGAACTCTTGAGAGCCGGACAAATGAGCAGGGTTCTTATAGCTTCTACGGATTTTTGGGTGAATATAAGGTGACTGCTCAGTATGGCAACAGTAGCTCAACATCAACATTCTCACTTTGCCGAGGCGATGAAACTAAACATTATAACATTCAATTGTAG
- the LOC108225835 gene encoding uncharacterized protein LOC108225835 — MGNSKFYILVDVAKDASNKEQLAIVLSVSAKRHSELYITHGIEIEQFIASGEREAGRGANQIGTLQRAANTMWGSHFNSIFIMIDKYDPVITVLEGINICDTTSVSMRGEARGSLRALKSFKFLFVLHFMHKIMGIKDLLCRALQTKSIDILNAMDLVATTKELLHFLRDSGFDVILYTVMSVCEKFGIDFLDMSARYMNDLCRTFKVKFIFRAKEQFRLFDIEKICTLASKFYPADFDQQELYHFRLQLEFYKVNVIRHRKFQNLSTLTDLCLQLVDTSKSEHYSMIYRLICLVLTLPISTATTERAFSAMKLVKTIL; from the exons ATGGGAAATTCTAAATTCTACATTTTAGTTGATGTAGCAAAAGATGCATCTAATAAAGAACAACTGGCTATTGTTCTTAG TGTTTCTGCTAAACGCCATTCAGAGTTATACATTACACATGGTATTGAGATTGAACAATTTATTGCTAGCGGAGAACGTGAGGCTGGTAGAGGAGCCAATCAAATTGGAACCTTACAACGAGCTGCAAATACTATGTGGGGCTCTCACTTTAATAGTATTTTTATCATGATTGATAAATATGATCCAGTAATAACTGTGTTAGAAGGAATTAACATTTGTGACACTACTTCGGTATCTATGCGTGGGGAAGCTAGAGGTTCTTTAAGAGCATTGAAATCATTCAAGTTTTTATTTGTGCTTCACTTCATGCATAAGATTATGGGCATTAAAGATTTACTTTGTCGGGCATTACAAACTAAATCAATTGACATTTTGAATGCCATGGATTTAGTTGCAACAACAAAAGAATTACTTCATTTTTTGAGAGATAGTGGCTTTGATGTCATCCTTTATACTGTCATGTCAGTTTGTGAGAAGTTTGGCATTGATTTCCTAGATATGAGTGCTCGATATATGAATGATCTTTG TAGAACttttaaagttaagttcatctTTAGAGCCAAAGAACAGTTCAGATTGTTTGATATTGAGAAGATTTGCACCCTTGCTAGCAAATTTTATCCTGCTGATTTCGATCAACAAGAGTTGTACCACTTCCGGCTTCAACTTGAGTTTTACAAGGTTAATGTTATTAGGCATAGGAAGTTTCAGAATTTATCGACTCTCACTGATTTATGTCTACAGCTAGTTGACACAAGTAAGTCGGAACATTACAGTATGATCTACAGGTTGATCTGTCTTGTGTTGACTCTCCCGATTTCTACAGCTACCACAGAGCGAGCATTTTCAGCTATGAAACTAGTTAAGACGATTCTTTGA
- the LOC135147181 gene encoding uncharacterized protein LOC135147181, with the protein MNIILEHSENGVTIPHRTYLKTLVEFSDEDNELIQLNMNLQLILIDSLDRVMYNNVVNCTSAKQIWDTLQIINEGSEEVRENKKEILVAQYYDNKDYDNLINNLNLNGKYYDNKEVNLKFLLTLPEHLEHRITTIRESRDLSAISLEKLYGVLNTYELEQVQMKQRYRWGKTINASTSISNSTALVIESPVVKDRKVVVPSKCTQECVVPEIGHTSTSTGDDEFYSMEELDQLEDEFLAMFSRKFSNMRFRKNPSYKFKSSGSKFQKEGSLSITSKGAYKTGMVNRSKFKCFNCDEPGHFVSECMKPNQLEKKKESYDELKQKYEALLKKHQGQSSQGKSYVAKGKRWDDTDSDKEEERGSVALMAFMEPSTPPHRTGGFPVDPTCPKLFMQLGLERNDALKKLKALTLEHKALKQEVHELKLKEKLVLTPKIEQLTSDLLTQSNKVKVLEYRENKLNEQLAEEKVRCCKA; encoded by the coding sequence ATGAATATTATTTTGGAACATTCTGAAAATGGAGTTACGATTCCTCACAGAACCTATCTAAAAACTCTTGTTGAGTTTTCTGATGAGGATAATGAGTTGATTCAACTGAACATGAATCTACAGCTCATTCTGATTGATTCTTTGGATCGTGTCATGTACAAtaatgttgttaattgtacaagtGCAAAACAGATATGGGATACTTTGCAAATAATCAACGAGGGATCTGAGGAAGTCcgggaaaacaagaaggaaattctTGTGGCTCAATACTATGACAACAAAGACTATGACAATTTGATAAACAATCTGAATCTGAACgggaaatactatgacaacAAAGAGGTGAACCTGAAGTTTTTGCTGACGCTCCCTGAGCATCTGGAACATAGGATAACTACCATCAGAGAGAGCAGAGATCTGTCAGCGATTTCACTAGAAAAACTCTATGGCGTTCTGAACACCTATGAATTGGAACAGGTCCAGATGAAACAGAGATACAGATGGGGAAAGACGATCAACGCGTCTACATCTATCAGCAATTCTACTGCCCTCGTAATAGAATCACCTGTTGTGAAAGATCGGAAGGTTGTTGTACCTTCTAAATGCACCCAAGAGTGTGTGGTTCCTGAAATTGGACATACGTCAACAAGTACGGGTGATGATGAATTCTACTCTATGGAAGAGCTGGATCAGCTTGAGGACGAATTTCTTGCTATGTTTTCTAGGAAGTTTagcaacatgagattcaggaagaatccctcctacaagtttAAATCTTCTGGCAGTAAATTCCAGAAAGAGGGATCTTTGTCCATAACATCAAAAGGGgcttacaagactgggatggttaATCGAAgtaagttcaaatgcttcaactgtgatgAGCCTGGTCACTTTGTATCAGAGTGCATGAAGCCCAATCAgctggaaaagaagaaagaatcctATGACGAGCTAAAGCAGAAGTACGAGGCTCTGCTAAAGAAGCATCAAGGCCAAAGCAGCCAAGGGAAGTCCTATGTGGCCAAAGGGAAAAGatgggatgacacagatagtgataaggaggaagagcgggggagtgttgctctaatggctttCATGGAACCTTCTACACCTCCACATCGCACTGGCGGATTTCCGGTAGATCCTacttgccctaaactttttatgcaattaggacttgaacgtAATGATGCTCTTAAGAAGCTCAAAGCTCTGACTCTTGaacacaaagctttaaagcaagaaGTTCATGAGTTGAAGTTAAAAGAAAAGCTTGTTCTCActcctaaaattgaacaattgACTAGTGATTTATTAACTCAGTCAAACAAGGTTAAAGTGTTAGAATATAGGGAGAACAAACTGAATGAGCAATTAGCTGAAGAGAAGGTTAGGtgctgtaaagcataa
- the LOC108227319 gene encoding translocase of chloroplast 120, chloroplastic produces the protein MENKGLVNEDYDMGGLNGSKDGLFREAEVGSGDLREEMSVDGVVGGTELGKSGEAVDGQNCRQEDGNVDEGDGMVDIDDCGVDKEADRDVVMLLAGGGVMDNGKDGVPGVSDSVDASVSEYGDGGNGDGNVIIEVSGTDFTFPDNQKSDQSVISESSSEQEPQVHREFGELNGSGEREGAHRQISGSTEESICETDKILKINVVHGTSSADPQDDKSEGLNDVLGRSQCDEKAEEKLADVSTGDGIELDDESAVELPSVALPKWQNGVSFSKVLNSNGFEGGGHDHQLQEADSLLDQNEKSLELNTNTATITNTHQDDNNVDPEDNSARLHSGQQADKDETPCNELHNLEMEVISDRSSGLEDKMIAGIGADDKVPAEELVVSLNLKQNEGTSVLDDNICTSVEESSDVLEVDITPTTEVSLKEDEKTEGAASHVEQSLNRSVTYQTSLSAEKSKSVDGGIAGEALNTEQRKQTIGDTKVPETRPAATPSPAGLGRAAPLLEPSSRVVSQTRVNGTSSHMHNQVTEESANGDVEENDETREKLQMIRVKFLRLAHRLGQTPHNVVVAQVLYRLGLAEQLRGGNGGRGATFSFDRASAMAEQLESTGQEPLDFSCTIMVLGKTGVGKSATINSIFDQVMFNTDPFKLGTKKVQDVVGTVQGIKVRVIDTPGLLPSWSDQHRNEKILESVRRFIKKSPPDIVLYLDRLDMQSRDSGDMPLLRTITDTFGPSIWFNAIVVLTHAASAPPEGPNGVPTGYDMFLTQRSHVVQQAIRHAAGDMRLMNPVSLVENHSACRTNRAGQRVLPNGQVWKPHLLLLSFASKILAEANTLLKLQDGPPGKSFPTRARAPPLPFLLTSLLRSRPQLKLPHEQYDDDDTLDDDLDESINSDDESEFDKLPPFTNLTRAQLAELSKSQRKAYYDELEYREKLFMKKQLREEKQRRRMMKKMAAATNDMPTDYSDGLEDSGGETSVPVPMADLPLPASFDSDNPTHRYRSLDSMNQWFVRPVHDSHSWDHDVGYEGVNMERAFAIRNKVPMSFSGQVTKDKKEAHFQMEVAGSVKHRDGKSTTLGFDMQQIGKDIACTLRTDTKFSNFKRNKATASLSVTHMGDGVTAGVKFEDKLIVTKRAEVVMSGGAIAGSGDIAYGGSMEATLRDKDFPLGRFLTTMSVSLMDWHGDLATGWNAQTQIPIGRSTNLIGSVNFNNRGQGQISIRLNSSEHLQIALVALVPLFRKLLGYSQQLQFEY, from the coding sequence ATGGAAAATAAGGGTTTGGTAAATGAGGATTATGATATGGGGGGTTTGAATGGATCAAAGGATGGTTTGTTTCGAGAGGCGGAAGTTGGTTCTGGTGATTTGAGGGAGGAAATGAGTGTAGATGGAGTGGTTGGGGGAACTGAATTGGGTAAGTCTGGAGAAGCGGTTGATGGACAGAATTGCAGACAGGAAGATGGGAATGTTGATGAGGGTGATGGTATGGTGGATATTGATGATTGTGGTGTTGATAAGGAAGCGGATAGAGATGTGGTGATGTTGTTGGCTGGTGGTGGGGTTATGGATAATGGAAAAGATGGTGTGCCCGGGGTGTCTGATTCAGTTGATGCATCTGTATCAGAGTATGGAGATGGGGGGAATGGGGATGGTAATGTGATTATTGAGGTTTCGGGAACTGATTTTACATTTCCCGACAATCAGAAATCAGATCAATCTGTGATTTCAGAGTCTTCCAGTGAGCAGGAACCACAGGTGCATAGAGAGTTCGGGGAGCTAAATGGTAGTGGTGAAAGGGAAGGTGCTCATCGGCAGATTTCTGGTTCCACGGAAGAAAGCATTTGCGAAACTGATaagattttgaagataaatGTAGTTCATGGTACTTCCAGTGCTGATCCTCAAGATGACAAGAGTGAGGGTTTAAATGATGTTTTAGGTCGATCTCAGTGTGACGAGAAAGCGGAAGAAAAGTTAGCTGATGTGAGTACTGGAGATGGTATAGAATTGGATGATGAAAGTGCTGTAGAACTGCCCAGTGTAGCACTTCCGAAGTGGCAAAATGGTGTTTCATTTTCCAAAGTTTTGAATTCAAATGGTTTTGAGGGAGGCGGACATGATCATCAGTTGCAAGAGGCTGATTCCTTGCTTGATCAAAATGAAAAAAGTTTAGAGCTAAACACAAATACTGCTACAATTACAAACACGCACCAAGATGATAACAATGTGGATCCGGAAGACAATTCAGCTAGATTACATTCTGGTCAACAGGCAGATAAAGATGAAACACCATGTAATGAGCTGCATAATCTGGAAATGGAAGTGATAAGCGATAGATCCAGTGGCCTGGAAGATAAAATGATTGCTGGAATAGGTGCAGATGACAAGGTTCCGGCGGAAGAGTTAGTGGTCAGTCTAAATTTGAAGCAAAATGAGGGAACTTCTGTGTTGGATGATAATATATGTACTTCCGTGGAAGAAAGTTCAGATGTATTAGAGGTTGATATCACACCAACCACTGAAGTCTCGTTAAAGGAGGATGAGAAAACTGAAGGTGCTGCTTCTCATGTTGAGCAAAGTTTGAATCGTTCTGTTACTTATCAGACGAGTTTAAGTGCTGAAAAATCAAAATCTGTTGATGGTGGAATTGCAGGGGAAGCATTAAACACTGAGCAGCGGAAGCAGACTATTGGAGACACTAAAGTACCAGAGACCAGACCAGCGGCTACGCCTTCCCCTGCGGGTCTCGGCCGTGCTGCTCCATTATTAGAACCATCTTCTAGAGTAGTTTCACAGACACGTGTAAATGGAACAAGCTCTCATATGCACAACCAAGTTACTGAAGAATCAGCAAATGGAGATGTCGAGGAAAATGACGAGACAAGGGAAAAACTTCAAATGATTCGTGTCAAATTTCTACGCCTTGCACATAGACTGGGGCAGACTCCACATAATGTTGTAGTTGCTCAGGTATTATACAGATTAGGATTAGCGGAGCAGCTGCGAGGAGGAAATGGGGGTCGTGGTGCCACATTTAGCTTTGATCGTGCGAGTGCAATGGCAGAGCAGTTGGAATCAACGGGGCAAGAACCATTAGATTTCTCGTGCACTATCATGGTTTTGGGAAAGACTGGGGTTGGTAAAAGCGCAACTATCAATTCCATATTCGATCAGGTGATGTTTAACACTGATCCCTTTAAGTTGGGAACAAAGAAAGTTCAAGATGTTGTTGGTACTGTGCAGGGAATTAAGGTACGGGTCATTGATACTCCAGGGCTTTTGCCTTCTTGGTCAGATCAACATCGCAATGAGAAAATACTTGAGTCGGTCCGCcggtttataaaaaaatcaccACCAGATATTGTTCTGTATCTTGATAGGTTGGACATGCAGAGCAGGGATTCTGGTGACATGCCGTTATTGCGTACAATCACAGATACATTTGGTCCGTCAATATGGTTTAATGCCATTGTTGTTTTAACACATGCTGCATCAGCTCCTCCAGAGGGTCCAAACGGTGTTCCTACCGGTTATGATATGTTTCTCACTCAGCGTTCTCATGTTGTTCAGCAAGCAATTCGTCATGCTGCTGGGGATATGAGGCTCATGAACCCTGTCTCCTTGGTAGAGAATCATTCTGCATGCAGAACAAACAGAGCAGGCCAGAGAGTATTGCCTAATGGTCAGGTGTGGAAGCCTCATTTGTTATTGCTCTCCTTTGCATCAAAAATTTTGGCAGAGGCAAATACACTTCTGAAGTTGCAGGATGGTCCACCTGGAAAGTCTTTTCCTACTCGAGCTAGAGCTCCACCTTTGCCATTTCTTTTGACATCTCTTCTCCGATCAAGACCACAATTAAAGCTGCCGCATGAGcaatatgatgatgatgatactcttgatgatgatcttgatgagtCAATTAACTCAGATGATGAATCGGAGTTTGATAAATTGCCTCCATTTACAAATCTTACTAGAGCCCAGCTGGCTGAACTTTCAAAGTCGCAAAGGAAGGCTTACTATGATGAACTAGAATACAGGGAAAAACTTTTCATGAAGAAACAATTAAGAGAAGAGAAACAGAGGAGGAGAATGATGAAAAAAATGGCAGCGGCGACTAATGATATGCCTACTGATTACAGTGATGGATTAGAAGATTCTGGCGGTGAAACATCTGTGCCAGTTCCCATGGCTGATTTGCCCTTGCCTGCTTCGTTTGATTCTGATAATCCCACCCACCGGTATCGTTCTCTTGATTCTATGAACCAGTGGTTTGTAAGGCCTGTTCATGATAGTCATAGTTGGGACCATGATGTTGGATATGAAGGGGTAAATATGGAAAGGGCATTTGCGATCAGAAACAAGGTTCCTATGTCTTTTTCCGGACAGGTAACAAAGGATAAGAAGGAGGCTCATTTTCAGATGGAAGTAGCAGGTTCTGTTAAACACAGAGACGGGAAATCAACTACCTTAGGCTTTGATATGCAGCAGATTGGGAAGGACATTGCTTGTACTCTACGCACTGATACAAAATTTAGTAATTTCAAGCGTAATAAGGCGACAGCTAGTCTTTCAGTGACTCATATGGGCGATGGTGTAACTGCTGGAGTGAAATTTGAGGACAAATTAATTGTCACCAAGCGAGCGGAAGTTGTCATGTCTGGTGGTGCCATTGCTGGAAGTGGTGATATTGCCTATGGCGGTAGTATGGAAGCCACTTTAAGAGATAAGGATTTTCCCCTTGGCCGATTTTTAACAACTATGAGCGTCTCCCTGATGGATTGGCATGGAGATCTAGCCACTGGGTGGAATGCTCAAACACAGATCCCAATTGGACGGTCAACCAACTTGATTGGTAGCGTAAATTTCAATAACAGGGGTCAGGGGCAAATAAGTATCCGGTTAAACAGTTCTGAGCACCTTCAGATTGCCTTGGTTGCACTTGTTCCCCTTTTCAGAAAGTTACTTGGTTATTCTCAGCAGTTGCAGTTTGAATATTGA